The stretch of DNA CATTCCAATTCATACCATCAACGATGGATTTGGTGTCATTAGTTCCATGCAAGTGCGGGGTGCACCAGCAATAGCCATAGTTGGAGTGTTATCTATACTGCTAGAAACACAGCTCTTGGCTAATGAATACTTTGCTGAAACTCAATGCTTTTACGATACCTCTAATTGGAAGGCTATCCAGACAAGGTTAAGTGAAAGGTTGGAttatcttcttctcagCAGACCCACTGCTGTAAACTTATCCAACTCCTTGAAAAATGTCTCTGCGCTGCTGATGAGCTCCTCAGAATTAAGTGCCTTTAATTCCCAGTTGTTCACCTATGCATGTAACCTGATAGACGATGATCTGGCAAACAACACGAAAATGGGGGACAATGGGGCAAGATTTATCCTTGAGTCCCTCGAAAACGAATCATATAACGATGATTTTGCTGTGCTAACTATCTGCAATACCGGATCTCTGGCCACTTCTGGTTATGGTACTGCTCTAGGTGTTATCCGTTCTTTGTGGAAAGATTCTCAAAATAAGAGTCAAAAATCagtgaagaagacgaagacgcTGTCCAACAGTAAAGCCAAACTCACACACGTTTATCCATTGGAAACTAGACCATACAACCAAGGGTCTCGACTAACAGCGTACGAGCTATTGCACGACAATATCCCGGCTACACTGATTACAGACAGTTCTCTTGCCTACAGAATAAAGACGAGCCCAATCCCAATCAAGGCGGCTTTTGTTGGCGCGGATAGGATTGTACGTAACGGTGACACAGCCAACAAGATTGGCACGCTACAATTGGCCCTTATTTGCCAACACTTTGGCATTAAATTTTTTGTAGTGGCTCCTAAAACTACAATCGATAACAAGACCGAATCTGGAGATGATATTGTTGTAGAAGAGAGAGATCCGAATGAATTCCGGTTAACTAGTGGTActttgatttcttcagaTGGGAAAACTCCAGCTTTGAACGAGAAGGGCGAACCAATTTCTGCTAAAGTTGGGACCGCACCACCACAAATCAATGTATGGAATCCTGCCTTTGACATCACTTCTCATGATCTTATTGATGGTATTGTTACTGAACAAGGTGTATTTACTAAAAATATCGAAGGGGGTTTTGACTTGGAGAAACTATTCTAGACGGTGGGACTACTCTATGAGATTGGGTCATTGTGGTCATTTGGAAAAGCACTTGTATAAGGCCATATCTTACTAGGCAAAATGTCTTACTCAGTCCCTTCAactttgaacttcaaatcttgaaaaTAGTGTTCCCTGATACAGAAGGATTGGCACCCTTTAGGAACCCCGACCTAAAAGTAGGTCATATGCTTTTATACCTTGGAAGATTCATATTATGAAATTATCAGAACTGAACCAATATCTTAAATATGTGTTTACTTGATGTAGATAAACAAAAGCACAGCATTTATCATGTTTCACAACCCTCATTTTCTATAATCCTGGACTGTGAATGAAATTCCCAATAACTTTGCGACTCCTTTACAACCGCCCGCATTACCGAACAATTTTCGAGAATAACAAAAGGTGACGCGACTTAACCCTGGTGTTTAACTTTTCATTTAGGGTCCACCCCACTCGATCGCTGTAACGGATATGATTGGGAATTGGATCAAACACTCCCGTTCGAAAAAGCAACCCCTTATTTAGGTTTTGTGCACTCAGCACGGAGCCGAATCCCTCACGCCCATACAAGTTAAAGACGATAATACAGTGAGCGTTGTTGCAGTTGATACTGGGCAGAGAGTAGTCTTTTATCTGATACCTTTCCTAGCTGAGCTACTCTTACTTCGTTTGGACACGTTTCCTCGTGTTGCAGATCAGCTTTATCCTGTTTGAGAAAAGTGTAAACACTCGTAGTGAACAAAAGTATGCGTTTCCGTTTTCGgcgattttttttcgatgCAGAACTTTTTATGGTGGACCGAATAGGCGCTGTACTAAATAGGAAATTTGTAAATAGTAAACGTTGTACTGTAAAGAGAAAATGACGAAAAGAGGAAGTGTATCACAGGTGGGACCTTGTTATGGGGTGACCTGTTATGGGAAAAGCGAAACAAACGTATTTGGTGattttctcctcctctagATCattctctcttctttttttttttggttgcAACACCAGTAGGATCTAACCACCAGGCATTTTTTGGTCGACTTTAAGCCTTTGTAACAGAGTTTTTTCCCATCGTTTGGGCTTTCCTTACTGACCATATCCCAATTTCCGCATACCAAAACAAAGAGGtaacattttcaaaatcttcacCCTCTCTCCTTTCTAAAATTTGAAACTGATCAAAAAGCTACAGCGTTTTTAGTTTATATACCACAAGCTTTCTAGCCAAAATATTTGTTTCAGATACTTTTTTCGCCTGGTCCCCAGCATAGCCAAGATTTCGAGACCGAAAGCAAGACCTTATTTATAGTTCCAAAAGATCTTCACCTCCATACACACTGGCAAACTTTATTTGCTCCCTCATACCCTTCGAccttcttcattttttctctctctcgcaGAAATTTTCTCGATCTCAGCTGTAATATTTCACCATACTACATTCGTTTCCTTTTTGCATCACAAAACTAAGGTTTGAATCAACATATATTCTCTCACTCTGCACCAACACTTCACCTCCATCTCTGTCTTCTAACCAGATAGCATCAGTTTGTCCAGGTCCATTAAAGTATAATTCCAATTACTTTCTTTTGGCCATAACATGTCCTCAAACGAGCGCAATACAGGTGATAACATAAATAATGCTTCGAATAAACTGTCAAGCAACGTCCAAAGACTGGCTTTGAATAATGTGACAAATACGACACTCTCTCATGAAAACAGCATCCAACATCTGAAAGGAACGAAACCGGATCAGTCGAAACTTTCCTCACAAAATCTTCCTCAAAAGGAGGATGTTCTAAGAGAAACGGTTCGGACGCAACCTTCTTTCAGCGATAATAAGGAAAACTGCGACCCTTACACAAAGTCGACAGGTAATTCGAACCCCAGTATAAGTGAAATGACCCAATGCAATACTCAGGTCGAAAATGTTCAAACTATTGCAAGTACCCAATCGAATAATATTAGTCACAGCAACAcagctgttgaagaaaaactgaTTGACACAACCAAAAAGAGACCCATATCAACTGTCGtagaacaagaagaacctaaaaaattcaaagtttgTGACGAGAATGGCGAAGAGGAATACATTTGGGAGGATCTTGATGCTGAAGATGTCAATGATCCCTTCATGGTCAGTGAATACGTGaatgatatttttgaatatCTACATCGTCTAGAAATTATAACATTGCCCAAGAAAGATGATCTATACAAACACAGAAACATAAGACAGAATAGGGATATTTTGGTAAACTGGTTGGTGAAGATCCACAACAAGTTTGGACTTCTACCAGAAACACTCTACCTAGCGATCAATATCATGGATCGTTTTCTATGCCGGGAATTGGTACAACTTGATAAACTTCAGTTGGTAGGCACTTCATGCCTCTTTATTGCATCTAAATATGAAGAAGTCTACTCCCCAAGCATAAAGCACTTTGCCTCAGAAACAGATGGCGCTTgcacagaagaagaaatcaagGAGGGAGAGAAattcattttgaaaacgttAGAGATGAATCTTAACTACCCCAATCCAATGAACTTTTTAAGAAGAATATCCAAGGCAGATGACTACGATATACAGTCCCGAACGCTCGCCAAATTCTTGTTGGAGATTTCATTGGTAGATTTCAGGTTTATTGGCATGCTACCTTCACTCTGCGCAGCCGCAGCAATGTTTTTATCCAGGAAGATGTtaggaaaaggaaaatgGGATGGTAATTTGATTCATTATTGTGGGGGCTACACCAAGACACAACTAGCACCAGTGTGTGACATGATTATGGACTATCTAACTAGTCCAATTGTCCACGACGAATTCCATAGAAAATACCAATCAAGAAGGTTTATGAAGGCATCTGTGATATCTGTTCAGTGGGCATTAAAGGTGAGAAAAAATGGTTACGATATTATGACGTTACATGAAACCAATTGAAATCACCTTCAACCTATGATACCCTGTCCAAATCTTCATTCTGTACACTACTAAtgtcactttcaaaaaaaatgaaaaacaAATAGTGGATAATGATCCCAGAAAACTTCTGTTTCCTTAACCAAATTGGAGCGCTTCCAACTTATAACTTCAGAATACAAATAATTTCGCTCACACGGTTGCCCACAATCTTGTTTGAGTAATGCATCATCATCTTAATCATGACTAACTCCATTTTCTGGTCCCACTCTTCtagaaaaaataaatggCTAAACCATATAATAATTACGTATATTTACATCcgcatatatatacacttTTACTTCTGATCTAATGACATCGTTACTGGTAATAAAGACTTTCTGTAACAATAGGGAGAGGTTATTAGAGTATGTagaattttgaaatatgAGATTCGTATAAGATTAGATGCAAAAATATAGATTTTAAAGAGAGTGATACAAGTGCAATAGGTACAAGATACACACTGgtcatttttcttgaaggatatcCACAAAAACGGATTAAGTTTGAGAAGGTGTTTGAATGGAGTGAATATTACAACGTAAATAATCCTTCAAAATTACATGCCAGTTGGTGTTTACACCACGTACATGTATCGTTGAATATGCTACCGTATTTTGATTGATCCGCCGATTTAGTTAGCAGCGAATTCAGCACTGTGGAGGGATTGGCAAGCTCCTGTATTAGTTCTTTGCacaatttttgaaattctgGATCATGTAGAGGGTCGATACCACCACTGTAATGTTTTAAAGATTTGTTCCATAATTCTTTATCCTTGTGGGTAACTTGCCTCGCAATGTACATAGACATAGCAGCCACGAGAGAAGGTTTGGTGGTTATAAACTTTGGTGAACAAATAGCATGTTCCAATAGGAGTTTACCAACGTTTCTAGTGTCTGTATCGTAGTTATCAGCTTTTGATATCCTTCGTagaaaattcaaaggaTTTGGCCAGCCCAGGTCAAATTTCAATGAAGTTAGCATGAATAGTTCAGCTTTCTTTATGCTAGTATTTGTTGCTGCACCAGCTGTGATGTATGCATACTCTGATAGTTTGGGTAGatgtacttcttcaaattttgcaGCCATAAAGAGAGCAGAGACCGCCACTAGTTGTAGTTTGTCGGTAGCGACCCGGTTACCAGCAAAGAACCTATCCATGATATTTATTGCCAAATACAGCGTTTCTGGAAAGCATTGAAATTTCTCATGAACTTCCACGAGCCAATCTATCAGTATCGCTCGCACTGAAGGTCTATAATATATCTGACTTTGATGTTTAACCAAATAGTTATGCGAGGGTAGGGTCTCCAACTCCCTTTTGTATAAATGCTCGAAGATATCGTTTGCATACTCCGGTACCAAGAACACATCGCCTTCTTCCAAGCGATCTAGATCTTCCCATGTATTGAACGTCGTATCGTCGGCGAGAGCGTCGCTTCCATTTTTAGTGAGGGTCTGTTCGGTGCCTTTTACCCCTGGTGCCGCCGACTCAAAGTCGTTAAAGATACgcctcttcttttggacGTTCGAATATATCGCTGCACTTGGTTCTCTGGTAGTCGGTCTCTGTTCTGAAACAATATTTAAAGCTCTTTTCCTGTCCTTCGCCGCAGTAGGGTTTACAGAATTCGCGTCTCTTTCTGACAGGGCACCCCGATTACTCTTCACGGCTGGACCGAGAcctcttttcttctcacCAATTAAACTGGAAACCTCGTTCTCCTCGTTGGGGAACTGCTTGCCAGTTGCATGGTTTCCCTTTGTTACAATGGTACTTTCTCCAGAGTCgcttcttctctgcgtTTGTGGTGATTCCGAGTCCATTGTTCAGGTGAGTAGTCTGTGCCAATGGGGTAGTCGATAGTGCACAATTTGGACACCAGGACAAAAGCAGAAAGTACGAATATTATATAAGCAGTTCAGGATTCGAAATAATCAGTGAGCGCGATACGAAATCTTGAGGGTCCCAAAACAGTTTTTATTCGTGTGTGAACAATTTGGTGTTTGGCACATCGCAAAATCGCGTCACAAAAAGGGAACTCGATTTTTACGCGTCCCGTTTGTTTACATGTCACGTGCCAgtgaaatatttttttttcgcgATTtacgaaaaaaaattttttgggaAAATTATTTACATATAAATAAAGTGCGGCGGTTCGACTCTCGGGTGCGGCCGAACAAGCAGCTGTGGGATAGCAGGAGGATACCATGGACAACTGGAGGCTAGGGAGGGACTTCCGGAAAGCACTCTTATTGTTGCTTGCCCTTTTGTGCAGATTTCGCAGCGGCCTCTGATGCACGCTCGTTCTGTTTGTCCAGTTCGTCCAGCGACAACTGGTCCTTGACCCTCACCTTCGC from Huiozyma naganishii CBS 8797 chromosome 1, complete genome encodes:
- the MRI1 gene encoding S-methyl-5-thioribose-1-phosphate isomerase MRI1 (similar to Saccharomyces cerevisiae YPR118W; ancestral locus Anc_3.451) produces the protein MSLEAIKFDRSNPKDVSVKVLNQLVLPYATTYIPIHTINDGFGVISSMQVRGAPAIAIVGVLSILLETQLLANEYFAETQCFYDTSNWKAIQTRLSERLDYLLLSRPTAVNLSNSLKNVSALLMSSSELSAFNSQLFTYACNLIDDDLANNTKMGDNGARFILESLENESYNDDFAVLTICNTGSLATSGYGTALGVIRSLWKDSQNKSQKSVKKTKTLSNSKAKLTHVYPLETRPYNQGSRLTAYELLHDNIPATLITDSSLAYRIKTSPIPIKAAFVGADRIVRNGDTANKIGTLQLALICQHFGIKFFVVAPKTTIDNKTESGDDIVVEERDPNEFRLTSGTLISSDGKTPALNEKGEPISAKVGTAPPQINVWNPAFDITSHDLIDGIVTEQGVFTKNIEGGFDLEKLF
- the CLB2 gene encoding B-type cyclin CLB2 (similar to Saccharomyces cerevisiae CLB1 (YGR108W) and CLB2 (YPR119W); ancestral locus Anc_3.452), translating into MSSNERNTGDNINNASNKLSSNVQRLALNNVTNTTLSHENSIQHLKGTKPDQSKLSSQNLPQKEDVLRETVRTQPSFSDNKENCDPYTKSTGNSNPSISEMTQCNTQVENVQTIASTQSNNISHSNTAVEEKLIDTTKKRPISTVVEQEEPKKFKVCDENGEEEYIWEDLDAEDVNDPFMVSEYVNDIFEYLHRLEIITLPKKDDLYKHRNIRQNRDILVNWLVKIHNKFGLLPETLYLAINIMDRFLCRELVQLDKLQLVGTSCLFIASKYEEVYSPSIKHFASETDGACTEEEIKEGEKFILKTLEMNLNYPNPMNFLRRISKADDYDIQSRTLAKFLLEISLVDFRFIGMLPSLCAAAAMFLSRKMLGKGKWDGNLIHYCGGYTKTQLAPVCDMIMDYLTSPIVHDEFHRKYQSRRFMKASVISVQWALKVRKNGYDIMTLHETN
- the CLB5 gene encoding B-type cyclin CLB5 (similar to Saccharomyces cerevisiae CLB6 (YGR109C) and CLB5 (YPR120C); ancestral locus Anc_3.453), translated to MDSESPQTQRRSDSGESTIVTKGNHATGKQFPNEENEVSSLIGEKKRGLGPAVKSNRGALSERDANSVNPTAAKDRKRALNIVSEQRPTTREPSAAIYSNVQKKRRIFNDFESAAPGVKGTEQTLTKNGSDALADDTTFNTWEDLDRLEEGDVFLVPEYANDIFEHLYKRELETLPSHNYLVKHQSQIYYRPSVRAILIDWLVEVHEKFQCFPETLYLAINIMDRFFAGNRVATDKLQLVAVSALFMAAKFEEVHLPKLSEYAYITAGAATNTSIKKAELFMLTSLKFDLGWPNPLNFLRRISKADNYDTDTRNVGKLLLEHAICSPKFITTKPSLVAAMSMYIARQVTHKDKELWNKSLKHYSGGIDPLHDPEFQKLCKELIQELANPSTVLNSLLTKSADQSKYGSIFNDTCTWCKHQLACNFEGLFTL